In the Aulosira sp. FACHB-615 genome, one interval contains:
- a CDS encoding CoA-binding protein — protein sequence MNLTPDSKVIIQGFSEFISETNIVQMQAYGTNLVAGVNPGFGGQKQYNLPVFDLVEEVVAQFGTIDTTIICVHPYQVLDAALEAIASNIRQIIIISAGMPPLDMVQLLRKAEACETLIVGPNSPGIIVPGKILLGTQPSEFYTPGPVGIVSRSSTLTYEVARELTKAGLGQSISVSIGSDAIVGSSFLQWLQILDEDENTEAIVLVGQPGGGSEEAAARYITEAIDKPVIAYIAGRQVSPVKNWQQTGTLAAVIGRDPNFGTAQSKLTALKEAEVPVADRPSLIPELVRNELKR from the coding sequence ATGAACTTAACGCCAGATAGTAAAGTTATCATCCAAGGTTTTAGTGAATTTATCTCAGAAACTAATATTGTGCAGATGCAAGCTTATGGCACAAATTTAGTTGCTGGTGTGAATCCTGGTTTTGGTGGACAAAAACAATATAATTTGCCAGTCTTTGATTTAGTTGAAGAAGTTGTGGCACAGTTCGGCACAATTGACACCACAATTATTTGTGTTCATCCTTATCAAGTATTAGATGCAGCTTTAGAAGCGATCGCCTCTAACATTCGTCAAATTATCATTATCTCGGCGGGAATGCCACCATTAGATATGGTGCAATTACTCCGCAAAGCCGAAGCTTGTGAAACTTTGATTGTCGGGCCGAACAGTCCCGGAATCATTGTCCCTGGAAAAATTCTGTTAGGCACACAACCAAGTGAATTTTATACCCCCGGCCCTGTGGGAATTGTCAGCCGCAGCAGTACTTTAACCTACGAAGTTGCTAGGGAATTAACCAAAGCAGGTTTAGGACAATCAATTAGTGTCAGTATTGGCAGTGATGCGATCGTGGGTTCATCATTTTTACAATGGTTGCAAATTCTCGATGAAGATGAAAATACAGAAGCGATCGTTTTAGTTGGTCAACCTGGTGGTGGTAGTGAAGAAGCCGCAGCCCGATATATTACAGAAGCAATTGATAAACCAGTCATTGCCTACATTGCAGGTAGACAAGTATCCCCTGTGAAAAATTGGCAACAAACTGGCACTTTAGCCGCAGTGATTGGCCGTGACCCTAATTTTGGTACAGCCCAAAGTAAATTAACAGCTTTAAAAGAAGCAGAAGTTCCTGTCGCGGATCGTCCTTCTCTGATTCCGGAATTGGTTAGAAATGAGTTGAAACGTTAA
- a CDS encoding succinate--CoA ligase subunit beta, producing the protein MDLLEYQVKEWFGNIGIPVLPSQRIDHPTDLKRLKIRYPVVLKSQVYAGERIHAGGVRIVETTIDAIAAAQTIFNLPIWGELPEVLLAETKYDSKQEFYLAVVLDTAVCRPVLLGCKEANIDWESAGEKLQYVVVEQEFSPFYARRLALKMGLQGALMQSVSSVVEKMYELFIQKDLDLVEINPLAVNAANEVMALNGKVSINERAIGRHPELAELAAKISHRHSSQKNHSKLKDLNGGDTQGKIGILGNGAGSIMATFDLVASLGGKPSHPLNLRHGLLTDTSPTSFGDRLNKGLNLLAADKSIQVILINLLGSIPQAEAAAQVIAKFIQDYQSQNRRESHIPHLVVRLAGSELNVAQDLLAGVENQGELVLVEDLDEAVAQAVRLAKPVTYQRVKVK; encoded by the coding sequence ATGGATTTATTAGAGTATCAAGTTAAAGAATGGTTTGGGAACATCGGTATTCCTGTCTTGCCTTCCCAAAGAATAGATCATCCCACTGACCTCAAACGCTTAAAAATTCGTTATCCAGTTGTCCTCAAATCCCAAGTGTATGCAGGCGAAAGGATTCATGCTGGAGGGGTGAGAATTGTTGAGACAACCATTGATGCGATCGCCGCCGCCCAAACTATTTTTAATTTGCCAATCTGGGGCGAGTTACCAGAGGTGTTATTGGCAGAGACTAAATATGATAGCAAACAAGAATTTTATTTAGCAGTAGTTTTAGACACTGCTGTTTGCCGACCTGTACTTTTAGGTTGCAAAGAAGCAAATATTGATTGGGAATCAGCCGGCGAAAAATTACAGTATGTCGTTGTAGAACAAGAATTTTCGCCTTTTTATGCGCGGCGACTCGCTTTAAAAATGGGGCTGCAAGGTGCGCTGATGCAGTCAGTCAGCAGCGTTGTGGAAAAGATGTATGAGTTATTTATCCAAAAAGATTTAGACTTAGTAGAAATTAATCCCCTAGCTGTTAATGCCGCTAATGAAGTGATGGCACTCAATGGTAAAGTCAGCATTAACGAACGGGCTATTGGTCGTCATCCAGAACTGGCGGAATTAGCAGCCAAAATTAGTCACCGTCACAGCAGTCAGAAAAATCACAGTAAATTAAAAGATTTAAATGGTGGCGACACCCAAGGTAAAATCGGCATTTTGGGAAATGGCGCGGGTTCAATTATGGCTACCTTTGATTTAGTCGCCAGTCTTGGCGGTAAACCAAGTCATCCCCTGAATTTGCGACATGGTTTGTTAACCGACACTTCCCCAACAAGTTTTGGCGATCGCTTAAATAAAGGTCTGAATCTCCTCGCGGCTGACAAAAGTATTCAAGTAATTCTGATTAACCTGCTTGGTAGTATCCCCCAAGCCGAAGCCGCCGCCCAAGTCATTGCCAAATTTATCCAAGATTATCAAAGTCAAAATCGCCGGGAGTCCCATATTCCCCACTTGGTTGTCCGCTTGGCTGGTTCAGAGTTGAATGTAGCGCAAGATTTATTAGCCGGTGTTGAAAATCAAGGTGAACTTGTATTAGTCGAAGATTTAGATGAAGCCGTCGCCCAAGCTGTTCGTCTCGCTAAACCTGTTACTTATCAACGTGTCAAGGTTAAGTAA
- a CDS encoding FlgD immunoglobulin-like domain containing protein has protein sequence MNYKIILASLLIITISHLPAVAYCQEGNPRSTNYIRRKSPNRCEGIIEEPINLSSLDLISIVTSSIASYGKTLSLQIPQIRGGKNPVVQVQSFGDNYRYKLDALSLSNKNSRYQFIWETYVLREAKIPSNSLRPLASYLLGSQKVYVPVILGQSSGKYEFSFYSGSRVKFPKFKIVKIDSSTKETTIYSTKQPNSKSGETVFTWDGRNTDGSNAPVGRYQVHYVAFIEQSNQPDERIERRINFEHNPSWLK, from the coding sequence ATGAATTATAAAATTATTCTTGCCAGTCTATTAATAATTACTATTAGCCATCTTCCGGCTGTTGCTTATTGTCAAGAGGGAAATCCTCGTTCTACCAATTATATACGCCGCAAATCACCCAATCGTTGCGAAGGTATCATAGAAGAACCAATAAACCTTAGTAGCTTAGATTTAATTTCCATTGTCACAAGTAGCATTGCCAGTTATGGCAAAACGCTCTCTTTACAAATTCCGCAAATTCGTGGCGGTAAAAATCCAGTGGTACAAGTACAATCATTCGGTGATAACTATCGCTATAAATTAGATGCTCTATCATTATCTAACAAAAATTCGCGCTATCAATTTATTTGGGAAACTTACGTTCTTAGAGAAGCAAAAATCCCCTCTAATAGCCTCCGCCCTTTGGCATCTTATCTACTTGGTTCGCAAAAAGTTTATGTTCCAGTTATTTTAGGGCAATCTTCTGGTAAGTATGAATTTTCCTTTTATTCCGGGAGTCGAGTCAAATTCCCCAAATTTAAAATTGTCAAAATAGACTCTTCTACTAAAGAAACCACAATCTACAGCACTAAACAACCTAACTCAAAAAGCGGTGAAACTGTTTTTACTTGGGATGGACGGAATACAGACGGAAGCAACGCCCCAGTTGGACGCTATCAAGTACACTACGTTGCGTTTATTGAACAAAGCAATCAACCTGACGAACGGATAGAAAGACGAATAAACTTTGAACACAACCCCAGTTGGTTAAAATAA
- a CDS encoding serine protease, with the protein MRRHHLFTKLFLILFLASTPQLVAAQTTVKQLFQQGEVAQQARKYAESEAIFRQVIQIEPNNADAYHNLGVALYNQNKLDAAVAAYKKAIQLNPNFADAYHNLGIALYNQNKLDAAFAAYEKAIQLNPNNVIAYFDILLALTVQKTSAAATALATVAEITTKVYPNFKRGIPLKPNYDFFIASGTKKLLDVVEYSRGVSLYNQNKLDEAFATFQRTIKLNPKNAFAYNFFGIILHKQNKLDEAVAAYKKATEINPNYAFAYNNLGLVLHEQNKLDEAVAAYKKATEINPNYASAYNGLGLVLHEQNKLDDAIKVYNKVIDLPEDTTGTPSTTHAVAYNNLGLLHQQQGNLQKAIKFFGEAETIDSEFVYARNNYDEAKRLLTEQENNLASVEDDRQWLPKNDPNVPVKRSIVRITAKSFNSNSRCQGSKLGTGVVIQRQGNRTFILTNRHVIFCDNHENKQGKNIQVEFFSTPPKDRVRMRRNAKLFKATSKDERLDLAVLEITDKLPEDIKPLAISETAINSNMPIKIIGHSEQGGEDNLWSVVIGKIKNYQNQQLEISETAVKHGYSGSPVLDSQNRVLGIVYAIDGRKSGETHNSAFPISEVKKQLSIWNIPLNKR; encoded by the coding sequence ATGCGCCGTCATCACTTATTTACCAAATTATTCTTAATCTTATTCTTAGCAAGCACACCCCAGCTTGTAGCTGCTCAAACCACCGTCAAACAGCTATTTCAACAAGGCGAAGTCGCCCAACAAGCGCGTAAATACGCAGAATCAGAGGCAATATTTCGCCAAGTTATTCAAATTGAACCAAATAATGCTGATGCTTACCACAATCTCGGCGTTGCCCTGTACAACCAAAACAAATTAGATGCCGCCGTTGCCGCCTACAAAAAAGCGATTCAACTCAACCCTAATTTTGCTGATGCTTACCACAATCTCGGCATTGCCCTGTACAACCAAAACAAATTAGATGCCGCCTTTGCCGCCTACGAAAAAGCAATTCAACTCAACCCTAACAATGTTATTGCTTATTTCGATATTTTGTTAGCCCTAACAGTGCAGAAGACATCAGCCGCAGCAACAGCTTTAGCCACTGTTGCTGAAATTACTACTAAAGTTTATCCTAATTTCAAAAGAGGCATTCCACTCAAACCTAACTATGATTTTTTTATAGCGAGTGGAACGAAAAAATTACTAGATGTTGTTGAATATAGTCGCGGTGTTTCTCTGTATAATCAGAATAAATTAGATGAAGCATTTGCCACCTTCCAAAGAACCATAAAACTCAACCCTAAAAATGCTTTCGCTTACAACTTTTTTGGCATTATCCTGCATAAGCAGAATAAATTAGATGAAGCAGTTGCCGCCTACAAAAAAGCCACAGAAATCAACCCTAACTATGCTTTCGCTTACAACAATCTTGGCCTTGTTTTACACGAGCAGAATAAATTAGATGAAGCAGTTGCCGCCTACAAAAAAGCCACAGAAATCAACCCTAACTATGCTTCTGCTTACAACGGTCTTGGCCTTGTTTTACACGAGCAGAATAAATTAGATGACGCAATCAAGGTATACAATAAAGTCATAGATTTACCAGAAGACACTACTGGAACTCCTAGCACTACTCATGCTGTCGCTTATAATAATTTGGGTTTATTACACCAACAACAAGGAAACCTGCAAAAAGCCATAAAATTTTTTGGCGAAGCAGAAACAATTGATTCCGAGTTTGTCTATGCCCGTAACAACTATGACGAAGCAAAACGATTATTGACAGAACAAGAGAATAATTTAGCAAGTGTAGAAGACGATCGCCAATGGTTGCCTAAGAACGATCCAAATGTACCTGTTAAACGTTCTATAGTACGCATCACTGCAAAATCTTTCAACAGCAACAGCCGTTGCCAGGGATCAAAGTTGGGTACTGGCGTAGTTATTCAACGACAAGGCAATCGCACTTTCATCCTCACCAATCGTCATGTCATTTTTTGTGATAACCATGAAAATAAACAAGGCAAAAATATTCAAGTAGAATTTTTCAGCACACCACCCAAAGACCGTGTGCGAATGCGTCGCAATGCCAAACTATTCAAAGCAACTTCCAAAGATGAACGACTGGATTTAGCTGTTTTAGAAATTACTGATAAGCTACCAGAAGATATTAAACCTTTAGCCATTTCTGAAACTGCCATTAACTCCAACATGCCCATTAAAATTATTGGTCATTCTGAACAAGGGGGCGAAGATAACTTATGGTCTGTAGTAATAGGAAAAATCAAGAACTATCAAAACCAACAACTAGAAATATCTGAAACAGCAGTCAAACACGGTTACTCTGGCAGTCCTGTGCTTGACTCACAAAATCGCGTTTTAGGTATAGTTTATGCCATTGATGGGCGTAAAAGCGGTGAAACACACAATTCTGCCTTTCCCATATCTGAAGTAAAAAAGCAACTGTCCATCTGGAACATTCCTTTAAACAAACGATGA
- a CDS encoding response regulator yields the protein MAVKRILVVDNEQYIQEVAKICLETVAGWEVVTANSGKEGITQAETYQPDAILLDVMMPDMDGITTFEQLQANAATKEIPVILLTAKIQASDRRRYAQMGIVTAIAKPFNPLELANEVATALGWNVEN from the coding sequence ATGGCAGTAAAACGGATTCTTGTTGTAGATAACGAACAGTATATTCAAGAAGTTGCCAAAATTTGTTTAGAAACCGTCGCTGGTTGGGAAGTAGTCACAGCCAATTCTGGAAAAGAAGGTATTACCCAAGCCGAGACTTACCAGCCAGATGCAATTTTACTCGATGTGATGATGCCGGATATGGATGGAATCACCACCTTTGAACAACTCCAAGCCAATGCTGCTACAAAAGAAATTCCCGTAATTTTATTAACAGCTAAAATCCAAGCCAGCGATCGCCGTCGTTATGCTCAGATGGGTATAGTAACAGCGATCGCTAAACCCTTCAACCCCCTAGAATTAGCTAATGAAGTCGCTACAGCCCTTGGTTGGAACGTTGAGAATTAG
- a CDS encoding four helix bundle protein, with amino-acid sequence MEKKPIQNHQDLKVYQMAFDAAMKIFEISKKFNVEERYSLTDQIRRSSRSVCANLAEAWRKRRYEAAFVAKLNDCEAEAAETQTWIEFAVKCNYMDVESGRELYRIYNKILGSLVNMITNPSPWLMKR; translated from the coding sequence ATGGAGAAAAAACCAATTCAAAATCATCAAGACTTGAAGGTTTATCAAATGGCATTTGATGCAGCCATGAAAATCTTTGAAATCTCTAAAAAGTTTAATGTAGAGGAACGATATTCTTTAACTGATCAAATTCGTAGATCATCTCGTTCTGTTTGTGCAAATTTGGCGGAGGCTTGGAGAAAGCGTCGATATGAGGCGGCTTTTGTAGCTAAACTGAATGACTGTGAGGCAGAAGCAGCAGAAACACAAACATGGATTGAATTTGCCGTGAAGTGCAATTATATGGATGTTGAATCAGGTAGAGAGTTATATAGAATCTACAACAAAATCTTAGGTAGTTTGGTAAATATGATTACTAATCCCTCACCTTGGCTAATGAAGCGTTAA